In the genome of Clostridium cylindrosporum DSM 605, one region contains:
- the thiI gene encoding tRNA uracil 4-sulfurtransferase ThiI encodes MNKILLVKFASEITLKGLNRRNFEDTLIKNIKRKIGKEVSMKKDSGRLFIEGYSEEHIDLIRKTFGILSVSVADVVEKEVELIGEAAVRQLKEMEGVKTFKVETKRGDKNFPLNSLEISRKIGGIILSNVNELSVDVHKPDIVVRVEVRDRAYVYSKEIKGVAGMPYSSAGKGALLLSGGIDSPVAGYMMAKRGLEIVSVYFHSHPYTSERAKEKVVELARILSEYTSGMKLYIVPFTKIQMDIIEKCRHDELTIIMRRYMMMIAERISKKEGGIALVTGESLGQVASQTLESMFVTNHVVEMPVFRPLVGMDKTDIIDISREIGTYETSILPYEDCCTIFVPKHPKTKPRLEDIESSEEKVEGIEEMLNEAIENAEVIRL; translated from the coding sequence ATGAATAAAATACTACTTGTTAAATTTGCAAGTGAAATAACTTTAAAGGGACTAAATAGAAGAAACTTTGAGGATACACTTATAAAAAACATAAAAAGAAAAATAGGAAAAGAAGTCTCAATGAAAAAGGATTCAGGAAGACTTTTCATTGAAGGTTATAGTGAAGAGCATATTGACTTAATAAGAAAAACATTTGGTATTCTTTCTGTTTCTGTTGCAGATGTTGTTGAAAAGGAAGTTGAATTAATAGGGGAAGCAGCAGTAAGACAATTAAAGGAAATGGAAGGAGTTAAGACATTTAAGGTAGAAACGAAAAGAGGAGATAAGAATTTTCCACTTAACTCCCTTGAGATTTCAAGAAAAATAGGTGGAATAATTCTATCAAATGTAAATGAACTTTCAGTTGATGTACATAAACCAGATATTGTTGTACGCGTTGAAGTTAGAGATAGAGCATATGTATATTCTAAGGAAATTAAAGGTGTTGCAGGTATGCCATACTCATCAGCAGGAAAAGGAGCTCTGCTTCTTTCTGGGGGAATTGATAGTCCAGTTGCAGGCTATATGATGGCAAAGAGAGGACTAGAAATAGTATCTGTATATTTCCATAGCCATCCATATACAAGTGAAAGAGCTAAGGAAAAGGTTGTTGAACTTGCAAGAATACTATCCGAATATACATCAGGTATGAAGCTATATATAGTTCCATTTACAAAAATACAAATGGATATTATTGAAAAGTGCAGACACGATGAACTTACGATTATTATGAGAAGATATATGATGATGATAGCAGAGAGAATTTCTAAAAAAGAAGGAGGAATTGCGCTTGTAACAGGTGAAAGTTTAGGGCAGGTTGCATCACAAACACTTGAGAGTATGTTTGTTACAAACCATGTAGTAGAAATGCCAGTGTTTAGACCACTTGTAGGAATGGATAAAACAGATATTATAGATATTAGCCGTGAAATTGGAACATATGAAACCTCAATTCTTCCATATGAAGATTGTTGTACTATATTTGTTCCAAAGCATCCAAAAACAAAGCCTAGACTTGAAGATATAGAATCTTCAGAGGAAAAGGTTGAGGGAATAGAAGAAATGCTTAACGAAGCAATTGAAAATGCAGAAGTAATTAGACTATAA
- a CDS encoding cysteine desulfurase family protein: MNIVYFDNSATTKPHKEVIAEVVDCLENFYGNPSSAYKLGIEAEKKIKIARERVAKLIGAAAQEIIFTSGGSESNNTAVKGLVKKGDHVIISSVEHKSMLQTVREMESEGIEVTLLPINNYGIIDIEVLEGSIKGNTKLVSVMHVNNEIGSIQPIKEISKVVREKSKKAKIHVDAVQSLGKIPIDVKNMDIDLMSLSAHKIHGPKGVGALYIKKGLVIKPLISGGGQEIDQRSGTENVPGISGFGVAALLTYDKFDEKFAKVRDLKERFINSLSDIDDIIINSPIDENHVNNILNVSFGGIRGEVLLHSLEDYNIFVSTGSACSAKKASDRNYVLPALGISDFYIKGTIRFSFSYINTIDEIDYTIDAIKKVLPFLRRIK; the protein is encoded by the coding sequence ATGAATATAGTATATTTTGATAATAGTGCTACGACAAAACCACATAAAGAAGTTATAGCTGAAGTAGTAGATTGTTTAGAAAATTTCTATGGTAATCCATCCTCGGCATATAAACTAGGAATTGAAGCAGAGAAAAAAATAAAAATAGCCCGCGAAAGGGTTGCAAAACTTATAGGGGCGGCAGCACAAGAAATTATTTTTACTTCGGGAGGAAGTGAATCTAATAATACTGCTGTTAAAGGATTAGTAAAAAAAGGAGATCATGTTATAATTTCCAGTGTTGAACATAAAAGCATGCTACAAACTGTCCGTGAGATGGAAAGTGAAGGTATAGAAGTTACATTATTACCTATTAATAATTACGGAATCATAGATATAGAAGTTTTAGAGGGTTCAATAAAAGGAAATACAAAACTTGTTTCTGTAATGCATGTAAATAATGAAATAGGTTCTATTCAACCTATAAAAGAAATCTCAAAAGTAGTTAGAGAAAAAAGCAAAAAAGCAAAAATACATGTAGATGCAGTACAATCCCTTGGAAAGATTCCAATAGATGTTAAGAATATGGATATAGATTTAATGTCATTAAGCGCCCATAAAATACATGGACCAAAGGGAGTTGGAGCTTTATACATAAAAAAAGGGTTAGTTATAAAGCCTTTAATCTCAGGTGGAGGTCAAGAAATAGATCAAAGAAGTGGAACTGAAAATGTACCTGGGATATCAGGTTTTGGTGTCGCTGCCTTATTAACCTATGATAAATTTGATGAGAAGTTTGCAAAGGTTAGGGATTTAAAAGAAAGATTTATTAATAGTTTATCAGATATAGATGATATTATTATTAATAGCCCAATAGACGAAAATCATGTAAATAATATTTTAAATGTATCATTTGGAGGAATAAGGGGAGAAGTTCTTCTCCATTCACTTGAGGATTATAATATATTTGTTTCCACAGGCTCAGCTTGTTCAGCAAAAAAAGCATCAGATAGAAACTACGTTCTTCCTGCACTAGGGATTAGTGATTTTTATATAAAAGGGACAATAAGGTTTAGTTTTTCTTATATAAATACTATTGATGAAATAGATTATACTATTGATGCAATTAAAAAGGTTTTACCATTTTTGAGGAGGATAAAATAA
- the iadA gene encoding beta-aspartyl-peptidase, translating to MLLIKNINIYSPTSLGKKDILICYDKILYISEDIKIPENFPDCKTIDGSNFTALPGIVDLHVHIAGAGGEGGFSSRTPEMTLSNLTLNGITTCVGLLGTDGSTRSMGNLLAKANSLDEEGITTYIWTGSYQIPTRTLTSSARGDIIFVDKIIGIGEIAISDHRGSHPSDYDLIHLASEARVGGLISGKCGITHIHIGDGRSMIDPLKHLVESSEIPLYNILPTHINRNSKLFKECIDYCKLGGYVDITTGIRPNGDDVVDPTTSYRALLDEGCNIENITMSSDSGGSMPIFNESGKLEDLTIGLPSTNLEVFRDLVRDGMSIDKAIIPLTSNPSKLLKLLDKGHIKEGFSADIMLLDKDYNLHTLISRGKIMVENYKAVVKGKFEA from the coding sequence ATGTTACTAATTAAGAATATTAATATATATTCCCCTACTTCACTTGGTAAGAAAGATATTCTAATTTGTTATGATAAAATTCTATATATCTCTGAAGATATTAAAATTCCAGAAAATTTTCCAGATTGTAAGACTATTGATGGAAGTAATTTCACCGCACTTCCTGGTATTGTTGACTTACATGTTCATATAGCTGGAGCAGGTGGGGAAGGGGGTTTTTCTAGTAGGACCCCAGAAATGACGCTTAGTAATCTTACTCTAAATGGAATCACTACATGCGTAGGACTTCTTGGTACTGATGGTTCTACAAGAAGTATGGGTAACCTTCTTGCTAAGGCTAACTCCCTTGATGAAGAAGGTATAACTACTTATATTTGGACCGGGTCCTATCAAATCCCAACCAGAACACTAACCTCTAGTGCTAGAGGTGATATTATCTTTGTAGATAAAATTATAGGTATTGGAGAAATTGCAATATCTGATCATAGAGGTAGTCATCCATCTGATTATGACTTAATCCATCTCGCAAGTGAAGCAAGAGTTGGTGGTCTAATTTCAGGTAAATGTGGAATTACTCATATACACATAGGAGATGGAAGATCAATGATTGACCCACTAAAACACCTTGTAGAAAGCTCTGAGATACCACTTTACAATATACTTCCAACCCATATAAATAGAAACTCAAAGCTTTTTAAAGAATGTATTGATTATTGTAAACTAGGAGGATATGTTGATATAACTACTGGAATAAGGCCAAATGGTGATGATGTTGTTGATCCAACAACTTCTTATAGAGCACTTTTAGATGAAGGATGCAATATAGAAAATATAACTATGAGCTCCGACTCTGGAGGAAGTATGCCTATTTTCAATGAAAGTGGAAAATTAGAAGATCTTACAATTGGACTTCCATCAACTAACCTTGAGGTCTTTAGAGATCTTGTTCGTGATGGAATGAGTATAGATAAGGCAATTATACCCCTAACCTCAAATCCTTCAAAACTACTAAAACTTCTTGATAAAGGCCATATCAAAGAAGGATTCTCTGCAGATATAATGCTTCTTGATAAAGATTACAACCTCCACACCCTAATATCAAGGGGAAAAATAATGGTGGAAAATTATAAAGCAGTTGTAAAGGGTAAGTTTGAAGCCTAA
- a CDS encoding cell wall hydrolase codes for MPLSARELFARMLKCEADGEGDNGMKAVASVIMNRVNASGGEYLRVNQGDLRKVLLQPYQFTCALTTVNGIPNPQNIYNMAPDQKHYDIVDWALANNKVYGTGTALWYYNPFSPECATYFPRNQSGVFATRIVQHCFYDPTPKYFTT; via the coding sequence ATGCCCTTAAGCGCCAGGGAGCTTTTCGCAAGAATGCTAAAATGCGAAGCAGATGGAGAAGGTGACAATGGAATGAAAGCAGTTGCCTCTGTAATAATGAATAGGGTAAATGCTTCTGGTGGTGAATATCTAAGAGTTAATCAAGGAGACCTTAGAAAAGTTCTACTTCAACCTTATCAATTTACCTGTGCTTTAACTACGGTAAATGGTATTCCAAATCCTCAAAACATATATAATATGGCTCCAGACCAAAAACATTATGACATTGTAGACTGGGCTTTAGCTAATAATAAGGTCTATGGCACTGGAACAGCACTTTGGTATTATAACCCTTTTAGTCCTGAATGCGCCACATATTTCCCTAGAAACCAAAGTGGTGTATTTGCGACTAGAATTGTTCAACATTGTTTTTATGACCCAACACCTAAATACTTTACTACTTAA
- the lysA gene encoding diaminopimelate decarboxylase, whose product MFGYEFLTRDKNGILEIEGCNSLDLLKEYGSPLYVMNESDIINRCTQIRENHIEKHGGFAVYASKAFSNKAMYRLIKSQGLGIDVVSGGEMYTAKSVDFPMENVVFHGNNKSPQEIEMAIEYGVGRVIIDNFYDVENVIRISNEKKKKTGVMVRVAPGVEGDTHDFIKTGHEDSKFGFSLNDGSLEKAVEMLLKAEYVNFRGIHAHVGSQLLENEVFKKEVSVLAKLYRKLTDMFNIEINEINLGGGFGIFYTESDTRLDVSYFTDLMNSEVDREFKENGLKRPMIIIEPGRWVVGEAGVTLYTVGAIKNIEGVRKYISVDGGMTDNPRPPLYGAEYLAVAIENADREEENVTVAGKCCESGDILINKISLPERKSGDHIGILSTGAYNYSMSSNYNRLPKPAVVMVKEGTSRLIVKRETYEDIIRNDI is encoded by the coding sequence ATGTTTGGTTATGAGTTTTTAACAAGAGATAAAAATGGGATACTAGAAATCGAAGGATGCAATTCCTTAGATTTATTAAAGGAATATGGAAGTCCACTTTATGTTATGAATGAAAGTGATATTATTAATAGATGTACTCAAATAAGAGAAAATCATATTGAAAAGCATGGTGGATTTGCAGTATATGCAAGTAAGGCCTTTTCTAATAAAGCAATGTACAGACTTATTAAATCACAGGGACTTGGTATTGATGTTGTCTCAGGAGGAGAAATGTATACTGCAAAATCGGTAGATTTTCCAATGGAAAATGTAGTTTTCCATGGTAACAATAAATCACCACAGGAAATAGAAATGGCAATCGAATATGGAGTCGGAAGGGTAATTATTGATAACTTTTATGATGTTGAAAATGTTATAAGAATATCTAATGAAAAGAAAAAGAAAACAGGAGTTATGGTTAGAGTTGCTCCAGGCGTTGAGGGGGATACTCATGATTTCATTAAAACAGGACATGAAGACTCTAAATTCGGATTTTCCCTTAATGATGGAAGTCTTGAGAAGGCAGTAGAAATGCTTCTTAAGGCTGAGTATGTAAATTTTAGAGGTATACATGCACATGTAGGTTCACAGCTTCTAGAAAATGAAGTTTTTAAGAAGGAAGTTAGCGTTCTAGCTAAGCTATATAGAAAATTAACTGATATGTTCAACATAGAAATTAATGAAATTAATCTAGGTGGAGGATTTGGAATTTTCTATACAGAGTCGGATACTAGACTAGATGTTTCTTATTTCACTGACCTTATGAATAGTGAAGTGGATAGAGAGTTTAAGGAAAATGGCCTTAAAAGACCAATGATTATTATTGAGCCAGGTAGATGGGTAGTTGGAGAAGCTGGGGTTACTCTATATACAGTAGGTGCTATTAAAAACATAGAAGGTGTTAGAAAGTACATTAGTGTAGATGGTGGAATGACTGATAATCCAAGACCACCTCTTTATGGAGCAGAGTACTTAGCTGTGGCAATTGAAAATGCTGATAGAGAAGAGGAGAATGTAACAGTAGCAGGGAAATGCTGTGAGTCAGGTGATATACTAATAAATAAAATTTCACTTCCAGAAAGAAAAAGTGGCGACCATATAGGAATATTAAGTACTGGAGCATATAATTATTCAATGTCTAGCAACTATAACAGATTACCAAAGCCAGCAGTTGTAATGGTTAAAGAAGGCACATCTAGACTTATAGTTAAAAGAGAAACATATGAAGATATAATAAGAAATGATATATAA
- a CDS encoding DUF1634 domain-containing protein, translated as MKGRNAEELIVKLLRVGVIVSSILITIGFIMLYVKGDTGYTNLYPKTFLEVFNGVINAEPYFIILLGLLILIITPVLRVFISIFVFLLEKDYIYVKITSLVLIILLSSFFVGLYVK; from the coding sequence ATGAAGGGAAGAAATGCAGAAGAATTAATAGTAAAGCTTTTAAGAGTTGGAGTTATTGTTAGTTCAATCTTAATAACAATTGGATTTATTATGTTATATGTAAAGGGTGATACTGGATATACAAACCTATACCCTAAAACATTTTTGGAAGTTTTTAATGGTGTCATAAATGCTGAGCCATATTTTATAATTTTACTAGGTCTTTTGATATTAATAATAACTCCTGTTTTAAGAGTTTTTATAAGTATTTTTGTGTTTTTGCTAGAAAAGGATTATATATACGTTAAGATAACAAGTTTAGTTTTAATAATTCTCTTATCTAGCTTTTTTGTAGGACTTTATGTAAAATAA
- a CDS encoding sulfite exporter TauE/SafE family protein, with the protein MIIYIEIFFISILAGIIGSLLGLGGGLIITPALTLLFGVDIKYAIGASLISVIATSTGSAIAYIRDKITNIRIGMFLEVATTIGGILGALLTGFLPATVLYVVFSLLLMYSAINMIKNKNDSVQRDLVENKIAKKYSLMGEYYDKSLKKSIKYSATNIYSGFSIMFGAGIASGLLGIGSGSFKVIAMDTFMKLPLKVSSATSNFMMGVTAAASAFIYFFRGDIDPLIAGPVALGVLLGAMIGARVMQRLSSKTLRKIFIPILIYVSVEMILKGLGAL; encoded by the coding sequence ATGATAATATACATAGAGATATTTTTCATAAGTATACTTGCAGGGATCATAGGTTCACTTTTAGGACTTGGTGGAGGACTTATAATAACACCGGCTTTAACACTTTTATTTGGAGTAGATATTAAATATGCAATTGGGGCAAGTTTAATATCTGTTATTGCAACATCAACAGGGTCCGCTATAGCCTATATAAGGGATAAGATAACTAATATAAGAATAGGTATGTTTCTTGAGGTTGCTACAACTATAGGTGGAATTTTAGGAGCATTATTAACTGGTTTTTTACCTGCGACCGTATTATATGTAGTATTTAGTTTACTATTAATGTATTCAGCTATTAATATGATAAAGAATAAAAATGATAGTGTTCAAAGAGATTTAGTAGAAAATAAGATAGCTAAGAAGTATAGTTTGATGGGTGAGTATTATGATAAATCCTTAAAAAAGAGCATAAAGTACTCTGCAACTAACATATATTCAGGGTTTTCCATAATGTTTGGTGCAGGTATTGCATCAGGACTTTTAGGAATAGGCAGTGGGAGTTTTAAGGTTATAGCTATGGATACATTTATGAAGCTTCCTCTTAAGGTATCATCTGCAACAAGTAATTTTATGATGGGTGTGACAGCAGCAGCAAGTGCTTTTATATATTTTTTTAGAGGAGATATTGATCCTTTAATTGCAGGGCCTGTAGCATTAGGAGTGCTTTTAGGTGCAATGATAGGGGCAAGAGTTATGCAAAGGCTTAGTAGTAAAACACTAAGAAAGATATTTATTCCTATTTTAATATATGTCTCTGTAGAAATGATTTTAAAAGGATTGGGGGCACTATAA
- a CDS encoding L,D-transpeptidase family protein, whose amino-acid sequence MNNKKLSKIIGFVCSFLLAFSLLTPMTVNAETDQVSSGTASSESTTSEPTSGPTLPEDTTKPTEIIIKSLKCDKTGTISPNTNVTWTLDATGENLTYKFDLYKDSKLISTKESESNIFSSILTDIDTYYVNVTVTDANGKTVSQKSDNIIVKKPYVPATIKSVVGSASSLKVGETIKWTSNATGDSLKYKWEIYKDNKKIYTSTESVSNYITYKIPQAGKYKVLSIVKDIQGTIVTKYSAEVTAVAPAPPKPPSVDKLVKSSAVYATLTKSGKLTSSPNSSSAVVSLSKGSKVEILSDKGGKWYNVRDTRSGKRGWISSSYLSIPRDPATNKNRLSKAQLEQYVNSKGFSSGTKYFIWVDIDRQLTNIFTGKKGSYSLVKSIQCATGKNRTPTTRGTFTVSNRGAWFTAPSNPSVGAKYFVRFNGSYLFHSTLYSSSNKNKAVDSRVGVRLSSGCIRLPVNEAKWIYDNVGAGTKVFVN is encoded by the coding sequence ATGAATAACAAGAAATTATCTAAAATTATTGGATTTGTATGTAGCTTTTTATTAGCTTTTTCACTACTTACACCAATGACTGTAAATGCAGAAACTGATCAAGTATCTTCAGGAACTGCTTCTTCTGAAAGTACTACATCAGAACCTACTTCAGGACCTACTTTACCTGAAGATACTACAAAGCCAACTGAAATTATAATTAAATCACTTAAATGTGATAAAACTGGAACTATTTCACCAAATACTAATGTTACTTGGACATTAGATGCTACTGGTGAAAACCTTACATATAAATTTGACCTTTACAAGGATTCAAAACTTATATCAACTAAGGAGAGTGAAAGCAATATTTTCTCTTCTATACTTACAGATATAGATACATACTATGTTAATGTAACGGTAACTGATGCTAATGGAAAAACTGTTAGCCAAAAATCTGACAATATTATTGTGAAAAAACCTTATGTTCCTGCTACTATTAAATCTGTAGTAGGAAGTGCTTCATCTTTAAAGGTAGGCGAAACAATAAAGTGGACAAGTAATGCTACGGGAGACTCTCTAAAATATAAATGGGAAATTTATAAGGATAATAAGAAGATATATACTTCAACTGAATCTGTATCAAATTACATAACTTATAAGATACCTCAAGCAGGAAAGTATAAAGTATTATCAATAGTTAAGGATATACAAGGTACTATAGTTACAAAGTACTCTGCTGAAGTTACTGCAGTAGCCCCAGCACCACCTAAACCACCATCAGTTGATAAATTAGTTAAATCATCAGCAGTATATGCTACATTAACTAAAAGTGGAAAATTAACATCATCACCTAATTCTTCATCAGCTGTTGTTAGTCTATCTAAAGGTAGCAAAGTTGAAATTTTAAGTGATAAAGGTGGTAAATGGTATAACGTTCGTGATACAAGATCAGGTAAAAGAGGATGGATATCATCATCATACCTTTCAATACCAAGGGATCCAGCTACTAATAAAAATAGATTATCAAAGGCTCAACTTGAGCAATATGTAAACAGCAAAGGATTTTCAAGTGGTACTAAGTATTTTATATGGGTTGATATAGATAGACAACTTACAAATATATTCACTGGTAAAAAGGGATCATATAGTCTAGTTAAGTCTATACAATGTGCAACTGGTAAAAACAGAACTCCTACCACAAGAGGAACATTTACAGTAAGTAATCGTGGTGCATGGTTTACTGCACCATCTAACCCAAGTGTTGGAGCAAAGTATTTCGTAAGATTTAATGGTTCATATCTATTCCACTCTACTCTTTATAGCTCAAGCAATAAAAATAAAGCTGTAGATTCAAGAGTAGGGGTTAGACTATCTAGTGGATGCATACGTCTTCCTGTAAATGAAGCAAAATGGATATATGATAATGTAGGTGCTGGAACTAAAGTTTTTGTTAACTAA
- the tyrS gene encoding tyrosine--tRNA ligase, with amino-acid sequence MSVFDILKERGYIAQLTHEEEIKELLEKEKVTFYIGFDPTADSLHVGHFIAMMFMAHMQREGHRPIALIGGGTAMIGDPSGRTDMRNMLTHEDIDHNVSCIKKQMEKFIDFTDDKAILVNNADWLLNLNYVEFLRDIGVHFSVNRMLTAECFKQRLEKGLSFLEFNYMLMQGYDFYVLNKKYNCKMELGGDDQWSNMLAGMELIRRKESKSAFAMTCTLLTNSEGKKMGKTQKGALWLDPEKTSPYEFYQYWRNVADADVEKCLSLLTFIPMDEVKKLSSLEGSAINEAKKVLAFEVTKLIHGEEAAITSQKATEALFEGSGNLDNVEAVEITCDDIGKSLLDILVSTKLIPSKSEGKRLITQGGLYANNDKVEDFNLSLTEDMFSEGYLLIRRGKKKYNKILLK; translated from the coding sequence ATGTCTGTATTTGATATATTAAAGGAAAGAGGATACATAGCACAATTAACCCATGAAGAAGAAATTAAAGAATTACTTGAAAAAGAAAAAGTAACTTTTTATATAGGTTTTGACCCTACTGCTGATTCACTTCATGTAGGTCACTTTATAGCTATGATGTTTATGGCTCACATGCAAAGAGAAGGTCATAGACCTATTGCACTAATTGGCGGTGGAACTGCGATGATCGGAGATCCTAGTGGAAGAACGGATATGAGAAATATGCTAACTCACGAAGATATAGATCATAATGTTAGTTGTATAAAAAAACAAATGGAAAAGTTCATAGACTTTACTGATGATAAGGCAATTTTAGTTAACAATGCTGATTGGCTACTTAACCTTAATTATGTAGAGTTTTTAAGAGATATTGGTGTACATTTTTCAGTTAATAGAATGCTTACAGCAGAATGCTTTAAACAAAGACTTGAAAAAGGCCTTTCTTTCTTAGAATTTAACTACATGCTTATGCAAGGATACGATTTCTATGTTCTTAACAAAAAGTACAATTGTAAAATGGAACTAGGTGGAGATGACCAATGGTCAAATATGTTAGCTGGTATGGAACTTATTAGACGTAAAGAAAGTAAAAGTGCCTTTGCAATGACTTGTACTCTTCTTACTAATAGTGAAGGTAAGAAAATGGGTAAAACTCAAAAAGGAGCTCTTTGGCTTGATCCTGAAAAGACTTCTCCATATGAATTTTATCAATATTGGAGAAATGTTGCAGATGCAGATGTTGAAAAATGCCTGTCTCTTTTAACATTTATTCCAATGGACGAAGTTAAAAAGTTATCTTCTCTTGAAGGTTCAGCTATAAATGAAGCTAAAAAGGTACTTGCATTTGAAGTTACTAAACTTATTCATGGAGAAGAAGCTGCAATTACGTCACAAAAGGCTACTGAGGCTTTATTTGAAGGAAGCGGTAATCTTGATAACGTAGAAGCCGTTGAAATTACTTGTGATGATATTGGAAAATCATTACTTGATATACTTGTTTCAACAAAGTTAATACCTTCAAAAAGTGAAGGAAAAAGACTTATAACTCAAGGTGGGCTTTATGCTAATAATGATAAAGTTGAAGACTTTAACTTAAGCCTAACTGAGGATATGTTTAGCGAAGGATACCTACTTATAAGAAGAGGAAAGAAAAAATATAATAAGATTCTATTAAAATAA